From Abyssibius alkaniclasticus:
CATGCGCTGCGTTCATCCAGATTCAGGCTGAAGCCTACACCAATGCGCAATCTTCACAAAAAAGTTTGTAAACCCTCTTGACCTTCCCGTGACTGGAACCCTTATCTGGGGTGTCAAAGGGGACATCATGACAAATCTATCACTCGAATTGAACAATATGAGCTGCGCAAGCTGCGTGGGGCGGGTCGAGCGTGTGTTGCGCGCCCAGCCGGGGGTTGGTGCGGCACAGGTCAATCTGGCAACCAATACCGCAACGCTGGAATATGACGCGCCCGCCACGGCCGATATGCTTGTGAAAGCCGTGGCCGATGCGGGCTATCCGGCGCGCGAGACCAGCACGGAAATTGCCGTTGAAGGCATGAGTTGCGCAAGCTGCGTTGGCAAGGTCGAGCGTGTGCTGGCCGCCCAGCCCGGCGTGCTTTCAGCCAGCGCCAACCTGGCGCGCAACTCTGCCACGATCCGCTATCTGGCGGGGGCTGTCACGCCGGCAGATCTGGCGGCCAAGGTCACGGCGGCGGGCTACAAGGCCAGCGCGGCGCTTGGCAGCAGCGATGAGCGCCAGGAGCAGCACGAGGCCACGCAAAAAGCCCTGCTGCGCGATACCTTGCTGGCGGCTGCGCTGACATTGCCGGTATTTGTTGCCGAAATGGGTGGGCATTTATGGCCCGCCATTCATGTTGCCATCAACAACAGCATTGGAATGCAGGGCAGTTGGCTTGTGCAATTCGTGCTGATCACCGTGGTGCTGGCCTTTCCGGCGCGGCGGATCTTTGCACATGGTGTGCCGGCCCTGCTGCGCGGTGCGCCCGATATGAACAGCCTTGTCGTGGTGGGCACGTCGGCGGCCTGGCTCTATTCGACACTGGTTACATTTGCACCGCTGCTTTTGCCCGCCGATAGCCGCGTTGTGTATTTCGAGGCGGCGGGCGTGATCATTGCGCTTATTCTGCTTGGCCGTCTGCTGGAACACCGCGCCAAGGGGCGCACGGGGCAGGCCATTCGCAAACTCATGGCGCTGCGCCCGAAAACCGCCTTGCGCATGGAAAATGGCGAGGCGGTCGAAGTGCCGCTGGAGGCCATTGCGCTTGATGATCTGCTGCTCGTCAAGCCCGGCGCCGCAATCCCCACCGATGGGGTGGTGGTCGAGGGGCGCTCGGCGGTGGATGAATCCATGATTTCGGGCGAGCCGATGCCGGTGGACAAGGTCGCGGGCGACCATCTGGTTGGCGGCTCGATCAACGCTCAGGGCGCGCTGACCATGCGCAGCACCGCCATCGGCTCTGATACCGTGCTGTCGCAAATCGTGCATCTGGTTGAACAGGCACAGGCCAGCAAGCTGCCGGTGCAAGCCCTGGTCGATCGTATCGCCGGGGTGTTCGTGCCGGTGGTCATGGTAATTTCGGCGCTGACGCTGGCCGTCTGGCTGCTGGCGGGCGCGCCGATTGGTGCCGGGGTTGCCGCAGCGGTGACGGTGCTGATCATCGCCTGCCCCTGTGCGATGGGGCTGGCAACGCCCACTTCCATCATGGTTGGCACGGGGCGCGGGGCCAGCATGGGCGTGCTGTTTGCCCGGGGCGCCGCCATGCAAAGCCTGCGCAACACAACCCATATCGCGCTGGACAAGACCGGCACGCTGACCGAGGGGCGCCCGGCGTTTGAAGATTTCCTGCTTGCCGATGGGTTTGACGCCGATCTGGTTCTGGCCAAGGTTGCCGCGGTCGAGTCGCGCTCGGAACATCCGATTGCACAGGCGATTGTGGCCGAGGCACAGGCGCGCGGGCTCAAACTGCCTGAGGTTGGCGAATTCGAGGCGATTACCGGGTTCGGCGTAACCGCGCGTGTTGGCGGCGATGACATCACCATCGGTGCCGACCGTTTGCTCGCCCGGCAGAATGTGGCAATGGATGCGCTTGCCGGGCAGGCGGGCGCTTTGGCAAAAGCCGGCAAAACGCCGCTTTATGTGGCGCTGAATGGCAGGCTTGCCGCCGTGATCACGGTCGCCGACCAGATCAAGCCCAGCACACCGAAGGCGATTGCCGCGATGCACGGCCTGGGGCTGAAGGTGGTCATGCTGACCGGCGACAATGCCGCCACGGCCGCGCATGTCGCCGCAGAGCTGGGCATCGATGATTTCCGCGCCGAAGTTCTGCCGCAAGACAAGGTCGCCGCTTTGCGCAGCCTGCAAGACGAGGGCGCGGTTGTGGCCTTTGTCGGTGATGGCATCAACGATGCGCCCGCTTTGGCGGGGGCCGATACCGGCATTGCCATTGGCACCGGCACCGATGTGGCCATCGAATCGGCCGATATCGTGCTGATGTCGGGGGATCTTGGCGGCGTGGTGCAGGCGATTGCCCTGTCGCGCGCGGTCATGCGCAACATCATCCAGAACCTTGTCTGGGCCTTTGGCTATAATGTGTTGCTTATCCCGGTTGCCGCCGGGCTGCTTTACCCCTGGTTCGGGCTGCTGCTCTCGCCCGCTTTGGCGGCCGGGGCAATGGCGCTGTCATCGGTCTTTGTGCTGGGCAATGCGTTGCGCTTGCAGAAATTCAAAACAAAGGAGGTCGTATGAATATCGGAAATGTCGCCCAAACCCTGGATATGCCCGCCAAAACCATCCGCTACTACGAATCCATCGGTCTGGTGACTCCAAGGCGCAGCCAGAACGACTATCGGCAATATCGGCCAAGCGATGTGCATAAGCTTGGCTTTGTCGGGCGCGCACGGTCATTGGGCTTTAGCGTGGAAGACTGCCGTGTATTGCTGGCGCTTTATGAAGATAAAGACCGCGCCAGCGCCGATGTGCGCAAACTGGCAGGCGAGCATCTGGCGCGCATAGATGCCAAGCTTGCTGAACTGGCCACGATGCGCGAAACGCTGGCACATCTGGTGGAATGCTGCGCGGGCGATACCCGCCCCGATTGCCCGATACTGGCCGATCTGGCAGGCGCGCCAGACGCGGTTTAGGGCCTGACCGCGCAGATGACAAACTGCGTGATGGAAAAGAAGAAACGGCCCGCAGCCGCCAGATGTGCCTGCTCGGACGCCCAGGCGCCAACCTCGCCCTTCGGGGCGAGGTTTTCTTTTGTGATATAGGCCTGCATGAGCTGCATCATCATGCGGGCCAAGCCATCGGGCTTCAATGCCCGGTCATAAAGTGTGACCGGGATGATACGCTCGATCGCAAATCCGGCTTCAACCATTTTTGCCGGCAGAACGGCGGGAATGTCGCGGCGGGCAAGGCGCTTGCCAGGCCATCATGTAGCGCAACCCAGGGCATGTTCTGGCAACGAAGCGTGGCGGCGCTGCGCATCGCATGGCTCGGGTCAACGCCGATGATCTTGCCAGCGGGGCCAACAGCGCGGGCCAGTTCGGCCGTCAGCAGCCCGTTACCGCAGCCAATATCGACGATCGTCTCATCGGGCTGCGCATCGATTGCATCGAACGACGCGCGGCGGCGTTGCACAATGTCGGCACCCTGATAGGCGATTTCGAGCTGGCGCGCGGTGGCTTCATCAAACTCAAGCATGAAGGACAGGGTAGCACAGGTGGCGGCAATGGCCAAATCCGGCCATTGCCTGCGATTGTTGCGCGCCTATTCTCCGTAGGGCACCCAGATATTCTTGACCTGCGTCGCGGCACGGCGGAAATCGCAGCCAGCGCCCTGGGTTGCGTCAAACCAGTCGCGCGCAAACCCGTCATTCACCCATGTGCGTTTGAGATTGCCGGTCGAGGCCGCCTCGACCATTGCGCTGCCTTCGGAGCTGCCGAAATACCACATCGCATCGACATTGCCATGCTCGGTCAGGGTTCTGGTCAGCGCATCGCGGTTGCCGGTGACAATGTTCACCACCCCGCCGGGCAGATCAGAGGTTTCGAACACCTGATACATATCGAGCGCGGCAAGCGGCTGGTGCGCGCTGGGCAGGGCCACAACGCGGTTGCCAAAGGCAATGGCCGGCGCGACGAGCGACAGGAAGCCAAGCAACGGCGCCTCGTCAGGCGCGGCGATGCCGATCACGCCCATCGGTTCGTGCATGGCCAGCGCCACGCCGCGAATGGGCACGGAATGCACCGCGCCATCGTATTTATCGGCCCATGCCGCCCAATGGAACAGCCGGTCGATGCCGGCCCTCACCTCGTCGTCCCCATCGCTGCCGCCCGACATCGTGTTCAGCGTCTGCGCGAATTCATCGGCCCGCAGCGACAGGTTCTCGGCGATGTAGAACAGCACCTGCGCGCGGTTATGCGCGGTGGCCTTGGCCCATGCGCCCGCATTCGCCGCGGCTTCAACCGCGTTGCGGATGTCTTTGCGGTTGCCCTCGCCCACCTGGCCGATCAGCGCGCCCTTGGGGCCGAAAACCGGACGGTCATAGCCGCCATCGGGGCGGGCCTGTTTGCCGCCGATGTAAAGCTTGCGCGTCTGGTCCACCGATGTGGTGAGCTTTTGTTGCATATGTGCTTCGTTGTTCAGCACCAGCTTGACGGGCTTCAATGCGCTGGCATAGCGCGGTTTGAGATATTCGAACATCCCCTCGCGCCCGCCTTCGCGGCCATAGCCGCTTTCGCGGTAGCCGCCAAAACCGGCCGCCGCATCGAACATATTGGTGCCGTTCACCCAGACAATGCCGGCCTTGAGCCTGGGAGCAACAT
This genomic window contains:
- a CDS encoding heavy metal translocating P-type ATPase; the encoded protein is MTNLSLELNNMSCASCVGRVERVLRAQPGVGAAQVNLATNTATLEYDAPATADMLVKAVADAGYPARETSTEIAVEGMSCASCVGKVERVLAAQPGVLSASANLARNSATIRYLAGAVTPADLAAKVTAAGYKASAALGSSDERQEQHEATQKALLRDTLLAAALTLPVFVAEMGGHLWPAIHVAINNSIGMQGSWLVQFVLITVVLAFPARRIFAHGVPALLRGAPDMNSLVVVGTSAAWLYSTLVTFAPLLLPADSRVVYFEAAGVIIALILLGRLLEHRAKGRTGQAIRKLMALRPKTALRMENGEAVEVPLEAIALDDLLLVKPGAAIPTDGVVVEGRSAVDESMISGEPMPVDKVAGDHLVGGSINAQGALTMRSTAIGSDTVLSQIVHLVEQAQASKLPVQALVDRIAGVFVPVVMVISALTLAVWLLAGAPIGAGVAAAVTVLIIACPCAMGLATPTSIMVGTGRGASMGVLFARGAAMQSLRNTTHIALDKTGTLTEGRPAFEDFLLADGFDADLVLAKVAAVESRSEHPIAQAIVAEAQARGLKLPEVGEFEAITGFGVTARVGGDDITIGADRLLARQNVAMDALAGQAGALAKAGKTPLYVALNGRLAAVITVADQIKPSTPKAIAAMHGLGLKVVMLTGDNAATAAHVAAELGIDDFRAEVLPQDKVAALRSLQDEGAVVAFVGDGINDAPALAGADTGIAIGTGTDVAIESADIVLMSGDLGGVVQAIALSRAVMRNIIQNLVWAFGYNVLLIPVAAGLLYPWFGLLLSPALAAGAMALSSVFVLGNALRLQKFKTKEVV
- the cueR gene encoding Cu(I)-responsive transcriptional regulator, yielding MNIGNVAQTLDMPAKTIRYYESIGLVTPRRSQNDYRQYRPSDVHKLGFVGRARSLGFSVEDCRVLLALYEDKDRASADVRKLAGEHLARIDAKLAELATMRETLAHLVECCAGDTRPDCPILADLAGAPDAV
- a CDS encoding methyltransferase domain-containing protein, whose product is MAIAATCATLSFMLEFDEATARQLEIAYQGADIVQRRRASFDAIDAQPDETIVDIGCGNGLLTAELARAVGPAGKIIGVDPSHAMRSAATLRCQNMPWVALHDGLASALPAATFPPFCRQKWLKPDLRSSVSSRSHFMTGH